In the Terriglobales bacterium genome, CGGCACGAACGGGCTGACCAGGATGCGGAACGGCAGGCCGAGGTACGACGGCAGGATCGGGGCCGACGTCATGTGGTTGTAGTTGCCGGCGTTGCCTGGCTTTGGTGCGGACCGGCCATCGATGCATAGTCGGAGGAGTGAGCAGCACAAATGCGTTGACGCTGCTTCGAAGGAGAGTAGAATCACCTATGAGTATGATACTCATCAATCCATCCGCCCCGGACCGCATCTTCTACACGCACCTGTTCGCCCGCTTCGTCCGTGAGCGCCGCCGCGAACTACGCCTGACCGTGAGCCGGGCCGCCGAGCTGACCGGCATGACCGTATCGCAGTGGCTGGCGCTCGAAGCCGGCTGGGTGCCGCAGGACACCGACGAGATCCGCACGATCTCCGAGACGCTAGAGGTGCGAACGTCCGACCTCGGCCTGATGTCGATCATGTCGGCCTGCGCGCAGGAAGGATCGGTTCAGTAGTTAGGCGCGCCGCCGGCCCTGCCCAGGCCGGCAAGCGCATGTCTCAGTCGTCCTTCGATCCCCAACGAAAGGAGGCAACCATGGCAAAGGAGAAACGCTTGAACGTGAATTTAGACGAGAACCTCCACTCCGCGTTTAAGGTCGCGGCCGTCGCGCAGGGCAAGGACATGAGCACCGTCATCATCGAACTCGTGCAGCAGTACGTTGAGAAGCACTACCCGAAGGGCCTGCCGGCGGCAGTCAAGAAAGGACGGCTCGGATGAGCAAGCGGGCCGCCCTTTACATGAGGGTTTCGACGATCGATCAACACCCCGAAACTCAACTGCACGACCTGCGCGGCCTCGCCGCGCAGCGTGGCTTCGAGGTCGTCAACGAGTACACCGACAAGATCAGCGGGGCGAAGGCGAAACGGCCCGGCCTCGATCAACTCCTGTCGGACGCCCGCCGCGGCAAGTTCGATGTCGTGATGGTCTGGGCGTTCGACCGAATGGCGCGTTCGGTCCGCCACTTCCTCGAGGTCCTCGACGAACTGAACCATCTGCAGATCGAGTTTGTCAGCTTCCGCGAGAACATCGACACCGGCGGACCGCTCGGCCGGGCGCTCGTCGTTATCATCGGCGCCATCGCCGAACTAGAGCGCAACCTGATCATCGAGCGGGTGCGCGCCGGCATGCGGCGCGCCAAACTCGAGGGACGACGGATCGGCCGTGAACCCCTGAACGTCGATCGCCAAGCTCTGCTTCGTGACCGCGCTCGCGGCATGAGCCTCACCGAACTGGCGAAGGCCTACCGGATCTCCCGCACCAGCGTGTGCCGGGTCCTTCGGGAAGAGCGTGCGGCGGAGCTAGTGCCCAAAGGGGTCGTTCCGGCGCCCTTGCAAGTGCATGAAAACAGGCGGGGAGAAATCCCCGCCTGAGGTAGTGCCCAAGACTCCGGGTTGAGAAACACCGGTCAGGCCCTGTTGGGCGAAGCACGAATCGGAAGACCGTAGTGTTGACACAACTGGATTGCCGGCTTAAGGTCGAACTTGAGAGGTTCCTCGAACGCTGTTTATGGACACGTATTCGAACAACAACGACGACCCTGGACCTGAGCGCTCGATCGGCAGGTCAGCAAGAACGTAGAACGGACTCGTCCTTCTCTACCGCCTCGCTCGACCTTCCCTGAGGCGGTGTTTCCCATCGCAATCGAACGTTCATCTCCATACCTCCGTTATCCGCGGCATGCGCACGCATGCGCTGCTGCGAATCTCTTTTGAGGCATGGGATGTGAGAACGTATCTCAACTGCTTTATCGTGCTCCTTTTCGCGGCGGTAACCACCCAGCCCGTGCAGGCACAGACCAACAACGGTGTGCCCGAAGTGCTAACCATGGCTCCGCATAGCGAGACGTCGCGGTTCTGGGCTGCGGGCCAGATCAACATCATCTTCCAGACGCACCCCGGGTTCTCTGCAAAGTACAGTGGGCCGAACAGCCTTCGCCCCGATTACGAGAAGGCGACATCGCGGGTGCTGACGCTGTACACGGGAGTACAGCTTGGTGCGAAGACGGATCTGCTTGTCGATTTCGAGAGCGCAGGCGGACGAGGCCTCAGTGACGCCCTCGGTCTCGCCGGATTCACGAATCTGGATGTTGTTCGCAACCCCGAACTGGGCAGCACGCCGTACCTGGCGAGACTGCTGATTCACCACAGTTTCCGGTTAAGTAATGAGTATGTGGAAACCGAGCGCGGACCGCTGTCGCTCGCCAGGCGCCAGCCCGCCAGGCGTATCGAGGTCTGGGCTGGAAAGCTGAGCACCGTCGATTTCTTCGACACGAACTCCGTTCCCAGCGACAGCCATCTTCAGTTCACCAACTGGACCGTCGATAACAACGGCGCGTATGACTACGCAGCTGATACCCGTGGCTACACCTACGGCGTTGTAATGGCATATCAGGACAACATCTTCGCCGTACGGTTCGGTGAGTTGTTGATGCCGCAAGTGGCGAATGGCATCGACATCGAGTTCAATTTGCGGCGAGCGCACTCGGAGGATGTCGAGGTTGAGGTGCGTGGCAATACTTTTGGCAAGCGGAAGGGCGTCGTCCGTGTGCTTGGATACGGCAACCACGCCAACATGGGCGTTTACCGCGAGGCCGTTGCGGACTTCCTCACCGGTAAACAGCCAGTTCCTGACATCACCGCCCATCCACATTGGACTCGCCTGAAGTACGGGATCGGCTTGAACGTCGAACAAGAGATCACGCCGAACACCACTGCCTTCGGACGCTTAGGCTGGAATAATGGAAAGACGGAGTCGTTTGCGTACACCGAAGTGGACCGCACCGTCGAAGTTGGCGCGAGGCAAGAGGGACCCGATGGAACAGACCTCATGATCGCGCGGGTATTGCGTCGGTGTCGAACGGACTGTCGCCGGATCACCGTCGATACCTGGCACTCGGAGGACGTGGCTTCTTGCTCGGCGATGGCGCTTTGAACTACGGGCGCGGACCATCACCGAGAGCTTTTATCGCCTTCACGTATGGAAAGGCGTCTACGTCGGTCCGCAACTTCAGTACATTGTGAATCCTGGTTACAACTGCGACCGCGGCCCAGTGATTGTGCCCGGATTCCGCCTACACGCTGAATTCTAAGGGGGCGAGATGGAACCGATCATTCAGGCAAAGAAGGTCGAGAAGTATTTCGAGCAGCCGGGCGGGAATCGCATCCGGGTGATCGCTCCTACGGACTTGTCACTCTACGAGGGATCGTTCGTCGCCGTGCTCGGGCCGTCAGGCTCCGGCAAGTCAACGTTGCTCC is a window encoding:
- a CDS encoding helix-turn-helix domain-containing protein — translated: MSMILINPSAPDRIFYTHLFARFVRERRRELRLTVSRAAELTGMTVSQWLALEAGWVPQDTDEIRTISETLEVRTSDLGLMSIMSACAQEGSVQ
- a CDS encoding plasmid partition protein ParG, giving the protein MAKEKRLNVNLDENLHSAFKVAAVAQGKDMSTVIIELVQQYVEKHYPKGLPAAVKKGRLG
- a CDS encoding recombinase family protein, which encodes MSKRAALYMRVSTIDQHPETQLHDLRGLAAQRGFEVVNEYTDKISGAKAKRPGLDQLLSDARRGKFDVVMVWAFDRMARSVRHFLEVLDELNHLQIEFVSFRENIDTGGPLGRALVVIIGAIAELERNLIIERVRAGMRRAKLEGRRIGREPLNVDRQALLRDRARGMSLTELAKAYRISRTSVCRVLREERAAELVPKGVVPAPLQVHENRRGEIPA
- a CDS encoding carbohydrate porin; this translates as MRTYLNCFIVLLFAAVTTQPVQAQTNNGVPEVLTMAPHSETSRFWAAGQINIIFQTHPGFSAKYSGPNSLRPDYEKATSRVLTLYTGVQLGAKTDLLVDFESAGGRGLSDALGLAGFTNLDVVRNPELGSTPYLARLLIHHSFRLSNEYVETERGPLSLARRQPARRIEVWAGKLSTVDFFDTNSVPSDSHLQFTNWTVDNNGAYDYAADTRGYTYGVVMAYQDNIFAVRFGELLMPQVANGIDIEFNLRRAHSEDVEVEVRGNTFGKRKGVVRVLGYGNHANMGVYREAVADFLTGKQPVPDITAHPHWTRLKYGIGLNVEQEITPNTTAFGRLGWNNGKTESFAYTEVDRTVEVGARQEGPDGTDLMIARVLRRCRTDCRRITVDTWHSEDVASCSAMAL